A section of the Stanieria cyanosphaera PCC 7437 genome encodes:
- a CDS encoding SanA/YdcF family protein → MRRRKQNVLAKIFYRLRSLLLWLVIGTCLIPIISTGYINLATSSDRYRSSAQIPHEDVAIVFGAGLSADGTPSPMLADRVESAVELYQNGRIHKLLMTGDNSMISYNEVMAMKRFAHDLDVPTQDITLDYAGFSTYESCYRAHQVFDVHRAVVITQNYHLPRAVYTCRQLGVNAVGLGTPDREIYGLRGMIPYLLREMLANVKALSDIYLTRPHPTFL, encoded by the coding sequence TTGAGAAGAAGAAAACAGAATGTATTAGCAAAAATATTTTATCGGCTGCGATCGCTGCTGTTATGGTTAGTAATCGGTACGTGTTTAATACCCATAATTTCGACTGGTTATATTAATTTAGCTACCAGTAGCGATCGCTATAGGTCATCGGCTCAAATTCCTCACGAAGATGTCGCTATCGTATTTGGTGCGGGCTTGTCAGCCGATGGAACTCCTAGCCCCATGTTAGCTGACCGAGTAGAATCTGCGGTGGAACTATATCAGAACGGGCGCATTCACAAGCTGCTAATGACGGGGGATAATAGTATGATTTCCTACAATGAAGTTATGGCAATGAAACGATTTGCCCACGATTTGGACGTACCGACTCAAGATATTACTCTAGATTATGCAGGTTTTAGCACCTATGAGAGTTGTTACCGCGCCCATCAGGTTTTTGACGTGCATCGAGCGGTGGTGATTACCCAAAATTATCATTTACCTCGCGCTGTCTACACTTGTCGTCAGTTAGGAGTAAACGCAGTTGGTTTGGGAACGCCAGATCGAGAGATTTATGGACTGCGAGGAATGATTCCCTATTTATTACGAGAAATGTTAGCTAACGTGAAAGCACTGTCGGACATTTATCTTACTCGTCCCCATCCTACTTTTTTATGA